Below is a genomic region from Raphanus sativus cultivar WK10039 chromosome 4, ASM80110v3, whole genome shotgun sequence.
ACCACACTATTATAAACAACTAGTATTATCACCCCTAGTATTATCAGCACGGgccatttttattatatttatttttttttttaaaattgaatgtTCTGTTTTTCTATCAAATActaattactatttttagttatatttttggAGATGGATAAAATGGAGATCTAAAATTAGAAGTGTTGCATTCAAAGAAAACAGTTCAAAGTGTTAATAGGATTGTTGTGTTAATACATATTCCTTTTAGTGAAAAAGAGATATTTGTTTAGAAGCCACTTTTATAGAAGATTAAGatagatataaaaaaataaaataaaaacatgtatagttattaaatttgatccgttcattttatttatttttaagtgaGTCTTCTTTACAAtataaatttacttattttaaatataataaaatggaaaataaaactaaaataaattatgcaAAGATATTGTTTGAACTATTTATTCAGAAGTTCTGATACCTTAGGTCCAGTAGAAAGATAATAGTCcaaccaaaaataaaagaagaagaaaatacatTTTGGAATTCCACGCATTCCTTTGTAGACATCACCAACCTGGAATTTCAAGAATAGGACAAAACATAtctgttataaattttttttgtaaaatagtCAATCTATAACAAACAGATTTGTAAATACAAGTTTGTAAATAGCAGGTTATCAGATATACTTACAGTTGCTTCAATTGGTGACAAAGCCTTGAGTTTTTCTTTTAAGATTTGAAACAGATCATACTTAGGTATCATCTTCAACCTCAATCACGCAAAAAGAATTAGAGGATATGTTAGCGAAAAAAGAATTAGAGAATATAAAATTGAGAATGCAAGAAACATAAAACTTAATATAGAGAAATAAAATTGTATGAATATTTTGCtacattcaaaaaaaaaagatgaagaatATGAAACGATGGAAAAGAGTAGGGAGCGGAAGAacaaaattagttaattgaaaGTCACTCTAAGAATTGAAACCATTTGAAATGGAGAACGTAACTGGAAGTTATAAGTGGATCTACCAAATAGAAATATGAACGTGTTGGTTTTGATTGTGAGTATTTGAAATTGGTGAAAATTTCTTTGTTGTTGTCTTACAAAATATAGAACTCATGAACATCGGTCCtaagattttttaaagaaattggTGATtcttattcatatatttttgtatcTGATATAATCAGGTGCGGAtctagaaaaaatattatatatatggcACAATATATTTCTACATATGACtgatttaaatagttttaaagtttttattatattattataaaatactatatatcttacaataaatattttaactattgatttttttcatttctaaaagataaatgttataaagttattttttaaagatatattatacatttcaatatattttatatgagttaaaaatgaaaaatattaagcTTTTAAAACAATTGTATTCTtctaaaaatatcaaagtaatgAATCCTACAAAATAGTTTATTATTATCAGaatttagtatcttttaatatgcataaaagatttttaaaagttagaaatagagagaacaaaaaaaattggaattcAAGGTtgatatttatacaaaaaaactgaacaaattagacatatataactaatttaactataaattatcagaaacaaaatatgagaatgaaaatttattatgagacatataaataaaatttattataaacataacaataacaaaataaataaaataaaagataggAGAAGAAAATGGTCGAACATAAGAGGATGTGGCACTATTGTCCCAATCTAACCAAGCATGCTAGAGTCACCTTGtgttacaaataaaattttataaattttgtatggGGCACGTGCTCCACCTTTGATATAGGATCCACCCCTGTATAAAATCCTATGATTGGGCATGTTCAAATGCACATATCGTCTATCCAGAGTCGGATTTGAGGGTAAAAATGTGAAACATTTGAATGGAGCTTCCATTTTGTGGGGtctctttttaaaaagataataattacatatcaatacaattaaaacagcaacTTTTTTTTGAGGTACCCATAATCTTTCAAATTATTTACAGGATTGCTACTCCTAAATTAATGATAGACATATTGTGATTTATCacctaattaaaaaaatcgggacaaatttattttacatattttgttCCTAATTATTAGGAAACTAAATTGCTCCATAAATGCTTCagttattaaaaacacaaaatatcatttttactgcataatataattttattattcattttatgttttttttgcataatatcattttattattatatatttgtattccAATCTACTGCAACACACGATATAAAAGGCTCTAACTAAAAATCAAATGAGTACATTCTTCTCTTCTCTAATTGGTAgacataaataaatgaaaaatgagtCTAGAGAAGTAGTTCAAAGAGTTATGGAGATTACCAAACACAATCAAATTTGTATATTATCaagaaaatctaataaaaatgcatagttataaacttcaaaacattcaaaatattctataattataaatctatcattaataattttaaatcagtTATTTATCAGACGGaacaaaaggaaaacaaaaaaaaacaatatttacaaatatatgaatagttcatatatctctaaaatagaaaacCTGAAATCAAATTGGAGTCAAATCGAGAACCAAATGTATAGTCAAAGATCCAAATTATaccttaaaatattaattatatttagttataaatatatcaaatgttttaaaaatccTATTTATAGACTAAATGATCCAAAACATGATTATCCTATTACTTTTTATCCGAAATatttaaattactattttcCGATAAAACTGAATCATccgaatatttttttcatatatttaaaatttatttgagtTATCCAATATTTAATCCAAAACTGTGAGTCTTACCCAAATTATCTGAGATTATCTAAAAACAGAAACCAAACCATAACATAACTGAACTCCAAATTTTATCATGTCTTAACATTGTTACCCGAACCAAACTGGAAACCATAATAATCAAACCGAAATCAAACTCAATTCATAACTAACCGAGTGGTTTCTATATCTTAGGACccaaaaataaacagaaaaccACAACATCaccgaaccgaaaaccaaaaaaaaattgaaaccgaACCTGATATTGAATCCAAGcctaaacatattaataaacaaacaaacggGTTAATAAATttagctgcaaaaaaaaatttcgcgctttcaaagcgcgggttaaaatctagtatgtaattatagttatataaatgttgttgttcaaaaaatgttatctaaatattaaaaatatataaatagaagtaaaaaattataagaataaTAATATCAAGCAgtactataatttatatatgactAAATTCTATAATAAAACTACTAATAtaaggaaaatattatttttattactaaaattctttttaagtttttctaTAAAGTGAATGGAAActtaattttgattaaaatattattaaataattaaataaaagttaaaaatatatttttatttttgataggGCCCTGAAAATCTCAGGATCGTCTATCCTATTAAAAAGAATTACAGTTTTGTATGGTGTCACCATAAGCACCATAAGTAATTTGGCCAATGATAAATGTAGCATGAAAAGAAGACTAAGCATGGGCGGCATGAAGATGCATACTATGGCGGGCACAGGATGCAGCACAATGGCTCGCATGGGAAAAAGTACCAAGACAGGTTTATGGCTCCCCAGGTTCCACCAAATTGTGACAGTGTGAATCCCAGCCATGGCAATGGCCGTGCAGTAGTGCAGGCCAGTAACATCTGCCAGGGCCAATACTAGGGCGGATGAGTGAAAGGACGACTCTGACTGCAGCCAAATACCTTACCGGTTTCAGTTCTTAAAAAAGTAATGATTGTGTCCCGAATAATAAATAAGTTGCATATATGTGTGCCAAGAAACTCTTTCAGTATATCGTACCATAATCAGACATGGggcttttacaaaaaaaagtgttCTTGTTTGATGAACTTAATTATGATTACTAAGTAGTGTTGATGCTACTTGTGTTATATAAAAAATCGTTAATTATAATTAGTTACGTTAGTCCATGCACGTGGCTGGATTGATTGcataaaatttagtttattttttatatttaaaagatttatcTAGacaattaaatattcaaaagaaaacaaaaataaaaaagagatgatagataagattttttttttgtcatctgtaGATTAATATTGAAATAACCATGTTTTACATAAAGCCGGCAAAGAAACAAAGCTTTTTCGGAACCATAAGCCAACGAGGTACAACAACACCCCTCGGTGCTAAGAGTACATAAAAACATAACTTAAGTTAAAATAAGGAAGAGACAGATCACTACAGGAGAGGAGATCACCACCTTGAACCCAAGGACGGACATCCTAACGAGACCATACCCGCAAATAACACCAGAGGAGAAGAAACTCGAAATAGACCAAACTCACACGAACATCaccaaaacataaacataaacaaaatcGAGA
It encodes:
- the LOC108849752 gene encoding uncharacterized protein LOC108849752, producing the protein MNGYGRKDRRNSSYMSSDDSDSDCEAQPDHMVSRFVGNVAETVVQPFEIATKMVVNPLFNFLFSPPKHEKKTKHGRHEDAYYGGHRMQHNGSHGKKYQDRFMAPQVPPNCDSVNPSHGNGRAVVQASNICQGQY